The Sus scrofa isolate TJ Tabasco breed Duroc chromosome 6, Sscrofa11.1, whole genome shotgun sequence region CCTCCCGGTGCCCGCAGGAAGGCGTGCTGGAGCCCAACCCGGTGCGGAACTTTCTGGACGACCCCCGGCGTCGCAGCGGGCCGCTGGAGGAGCCTGAGCGGGACCGCCGGGAAGGCAGCCGCCGGCACGGGCGCAACTGGGGGGGCTCCGACTTCGAGCGGGTGCGCTGCGGCCTCGAGCAGGAGCGGCAGGTGGGTGAGGCGGCCGGGACGCTCCCGGGCCTGCAGCCAGTCTCTGGGTTCGGGGTTGGGTGTGTGCCCAGTGCCAGACGCAGCGGGGCTGGAGAGGGAACAGAGAGGGgcagcagccctgcccccaggctcctcccccagGTTGACTGGGTTCTTGGCCTGCACCCTGCCTCTCCCCTTTCATAACGTCACGGTGGCTTTTGGTGGTTACTGCCCTTAGGGATGTTTACGGGGTACTCTCCGGGGCCAGGCACTTTTTGGAGGCTGGGCCTTAATCAGTGAACATGTAATAAAAGTGTCAGGAAATTTCCAGTGTTGTGAAGAAAATTCCAGCCCAGCTGGGTGAGGGGACAGAGGATAGAGGGGGACACAGCTAAGAGACAGAAATCTGGGATGGCCTTTCTGAGTAGGTGGCTCCGACCTCcactctctcacctcctcctgtgtgaccttgagtgggTGGAGGTTGGAGAGCCTGgggaaaggggtgtgtgtgcgcgtgtgtgcggGGTTGGGGACCGGGGCCCTGACCCCCTGTCCGCGGGGGGGCAGGGCCGCCGGGCAGGCCTGGGCGGTGCCGGGGACATGACGCTCTCCATGACCGGCCGAGAGCGGTCGGAGTACCTGCGCTGGAAGCAGGAGCGGGAGAAGATTGACCAGGAGCGGCTGCAGAGGCACCGCAAGCCCACTGGCCAGTGGCGGCGGGAGTGGGACGCTGAGAAGACCGATGGCATGTGAGTCCCTGGCCCGCTTGTCCTTGTGTGGCTCCTCCTCCTTGGCCTGACCTCTGACTCCTTTGTGGCGCTCTGGTTTCTCGTCCTGTGTGTGGGTGAGCAGTCACTGTGTAGCTGTGTAATCACCACCAAACCTAAGTGGCACAGAAAGGCAGTTCTTTATCACGTGTTCCCTCCTGGGTCACCCAGGCTGGATTTGAAGGTATGGGTCCAGCTGGGCGTGGCCTCTTGCTGCAGGTTGAATTCACCTGTGTCCCACGTGTGCTCATTCTGGGGTTCATGCTGAATGGAGCAGGTCCCCTGGGACGCGTTGGCCGTGGCGTGGGCGGACGTGAAGGAGGGAGCGTGGACATGCCCGCCCATCCTCTTGGCCCCCAGAGCCTGCCTGCGCAGGAGCTTAAACCCTGCACACGCTCAGGGGTGGGGCTGCGGTGGCTACTCGGCCAAGGGTGCGGCTGTACATTCTTGTTGTaggcaaagcaaaaagaaagcgTCACTCACAGTGATGACCCCCTGCACCCTCCCTTCATCCCTCTAACGTGGCCCCCACCAACCCAAACCCATTGTCCTAGTGGCACTGTTATTCTCAGCGCTGACTGTGTGCCCTTTTGGGTCCCAGAAAACATCCTGTTAGTCACACTGGAAGTGAAGGTGTCATCAACAGGATGAATCTCCATAGCAAAGATGGAGAAGGTTCTGGAAGAGCTACCAACCAGCAGTCTCAAGATTGGCAGCTATAGTTTTTACATGGTCCTCTGTCCTCTGCTGTGGCAGCAGTTTTCATGCCCAAAACTTCTTGTTGGCACTTGCTAAAGAAAGAGGATCTTGTCTGTGTGCCTGGTCGTTGGAGCGTTTATTTTCGGATTGTGAGCTAGGCCTGTGCCAGCATGAGAAGCATTTTGCACAGATACCGTAGCTCGTTTTTCTTAAGGTGTGGGCAGCTGGGCTTTGGGGGAGATGTCTTCAGGCTTAAGAatgagaaaataggagttcctgttgtggctcagcagcaacgactctgactaggaaccatgagtttgcgagttcagtccttggcctcattcagtgggttaaggattcagcgttgccatgagctgtggtgtaggccacagatgcagctcggatcctatattgctgtggctgtggtataggctagcagctgagctctgatttggcccctagcctggaaacttccacgtgctgctaaagcagccctaaaagccaaaaaaaaaaaaaaaaaggaggagaaaacaattattttccttttgtgttcCCAAGGCAGCCTGTAGCAAGTTTCATTAATGTACATGTGCACTGATTTcatgggcactttttttttttttttcccttggccaccacatgcagtggcttgatgtgggatctcagttctcagactagggatcgaacataagccatagcagtgaaagtgctgatcctaaccactaaaccaccagggaactcccaagagcagATGTTTTTTGAGTCCCATTCATGAGTCATGGAAGCTTCTAGGTGATGAGGGATGGGGATGTAGCAGTGAAGAAATTGCTTCTTTGTGGAACTCAGAGTCCAGTGGGAAAGACAGACAATGAATAGCTCCAATATCAGGTCATGAAGAAGAATGAAGCAGCATACGGAGAGGGATAGCGGTTACTTTTTTCGACACAGATGGTACATGTGATGATGTGTGATTGGTGATACTTTTGCTGAGGCCAGGAGGAAGTTAGGGGGTGGGCCACTGAGAGAGCTGAGCGGGCGTATCCCAGCAGgtgcagcaggtgcaaaggccctgaggtaggagcaCCATGTAGTAGAACTCACTTAGCTGGAGGTAAGAAAgaggggtaggaaaaaaaaaaaaaaaaaagaaaaagggataggagggagttcctgtcgtggcacagtggttaaagaacccgactaggaaccatgaggttgcgggttcgatccctggcctcgcccattgggttaaggatccagcattgctgtgcgctgtggtgtaggtcgtagacgaggcttggatcagatcccacgttgctgtggctccagcgtaggccgttggccacagctccgattcaacccctagcctgggaacctccatatgaaaaaaaaaaaaaagaaagagggataGGAAATGAAGCTGGGGATCATGGACTTTCCACATTTTTGTTCTGCAGGGGAGCTCAGATgctgaattttttcctttctgtgtctgTCACTACAATGTGAAATTTGTTCTTGTCCATCAGCTGATCTGGTTCTTTCAGTCTGTGTCCTCCCCCGCGTCAGTTGACCATCTCTTGTGATCTTGATTTCTGACCCAGGACCCCATCTCTCCCCTCTAGTCCTCTGGTTCTCCCTGTGCCCCCAGGTGCCTGCTCACCCCTTCTCTTTGCCCAGGTTCAAGGATGGCCCAGCTGCTGCCCCCGAACTATCGCACCGCTATGGTGAGTGGGTGTCCTTGGGTGGGGTGAGGTGGCTGGCCGGGCCAGGCGAGGTGGGGGGATTTGTGCTGGGCCCTCCACCACTGATGCCCCCTGGGCTTCCTTGCAGACGACCAGGCTTGGGCCCGGCCCCCCAAGCCCCccactttcagggagttcctgtcccagCACAAAGCTGAGGTCAGCCGCAGAAGGAGGAAGAGTAGTCGACCCCAGGCCAAGGCAGTGCCCGGGGCCTACAGGTGGGGCATCCCTTCCCCTGGCCCGCCCACAACCTGGGCGGGGCTCTGTggcttgtgggggggggggtctgtctgtctgtcctgccTTGGCCCTTGTCTCTCCCGCCCTTGTCTTCCTGTGGATCAGGAACTTGGTTTTAGGGGCGTTGGGGCCTGGCCCTCCGCTTTGCCGcctgtcccctcctcctctgccacctGGCCCCCTCCAGCTGTCCCCGACACCGTTTCCTCCTCAGTGCTCCAGCCTCCGGAAGTCCCACGGCCCTGCTCCCCGCCCGAGTCGAATTTTGCAGCCCTCTCTCTGGGGAGGAGCCGGACGTGGGAAGCCCCTGCCTCCTGTCCGCCCGGACTTGAGCCCTTTTTCTGTCCCCTCCAGTGACCATGATGACCGCTGGGAGTCGAAGGAGGCCGTGTCTCCGGCCCCTGAGCCCCCACAGCCCGTGCGCCCCGAGGAGCCGCCCACACAGGTAGCGGGTCTTCTCccggcggggagggggcgccggGGCCCCTCCCTGTGACCTGCCTTGTGTTCCTCACAGCTGCCCGAGACCCCGACCCCTGCCCATCAGCCTCCCGAGGATGAGGGCGAGGAGTAcgagggggaggcgggggacgGCGAGGACGAGGAGTGGGAAGATGTGAGCGAGGAGGAGGAGATCGAGGAAGaagaggcggaggaggaggaggaggaggagcccgcGCCCACCGGAGACCACCAGCCCCACAAGGCCGAGCCCAGCGGGAGCCCTGCCCGGGAACACGCTGACCAAGAGCCTGCCAGGCCTGAGGAGCCCCTGCCgcctccccaggcccctgccACACCTTCCAGCCCTTTCTCGCCCTCTGGGGGCCACCAGCCTGTGTCGGACTGGGGTGAAGAGATGGAGCTGAATTCTCCCCGGACCCCCCACCCGGCAGATGCCCTCTCTCCGGGTGAGGCCTGGCCTTTTTTTGGAAATGCATGAAGCTggctgcttgtgtgtgtgtgcgctagAGGGGTGCATGGGGGACCCTCAGGCTGGACCCCGGGACCCCTGCGTGACCCAGCACCCTGGTGGCTAGGGAGGACCGTCCATGCTGTTTGCGGAATGCTCGCCTCCAGATCCCGTCCCTGCTCTGAGCCATTCACAGCCCCTCCCCAATAAAGAGTTCACATCCTCAAATGACATCCCCCAAATGTGTCCTTggaccccctctccctcctccagggccttctctctctctctctcgggtGGGGGATATTTAGAGGGGAAGGGGTTTGACTgggcctcccccttccccaggagGTGACCCGCCAGCCTCTGCTTCCTTGGAGAGTGGGCCCAGCCTCCC contains the following coding sequences:
- the CCDC9 gene encoding coiled-coil domain-containing protein 9 isoform X3, translated to MSATLDLKSKEEKDAELDKRIEALRRKNEALIRRYQEIEEDRKKAELEGVAVTAPRKGRSVEKENVAVGTEKTLGPSRRSPGTPRPPGASKGGRIPPQQGGRAGMGRASRSWEDSPGEQLRGGAGGRGRRGRGRGSPRLAGAGDASTADRKSKEWEERRRQNIEKMNEEMEKIAEYERNQREGVLEPNPVRNFLDDPRRRSGPLEEPERDRREGSRRHGRNWGGSDFERVRCGLEQERQGRRAGLGGAGDMTLSMTGRERSEYLRWKQEREKIDQERLQRHRKPTGQWRREWDAEKTDGMFKDGPAAAPELSHRYDDQAWARPPKPPTFREFLSQHKAEVSRRRRKSSRPQAKAVPGAYSDHDDRWESKEAVSPAPEPPQPVRPEEPPTQLPETPTPAHQPPEDEGEEYEGEAGDGEDEEWEDVSEEEEIEEEEAEEEEEEEPAPTGDHQPHKAEPSGSPAREHADQEPARPEEPLPPPQAPATPSSPFSPSGGHQPVSDWGEEMELNSPRTPHPADALSPGGDPPASASLESGPSLPGTQKAEEEGSEAAPEAGREGQETAISDFQRVRFCKVVAAASPLGAAR
- the CCDC9 gene encoding coiled-coil domain-containing protein 9 isoform X8, with product MGRASRSWEDSPGEQLRGGAGGRGRRGRGRGSPRLAGAGDASTADRKSKEWEERRRQNIEKMNEEMEKIAEYERNQREGVLEPNPVRNFLDDPRRRSGPLEEPERDRREGSRRHGRNWGGSDFERVRCGLEQERQGRRAGLGGAGDMTLSMTGRERSEYLRWKQEREKIDQERLQRHRKPTGQWRREWDAEKTDGMFKDGPAAAPELSHRYDDQAWARPPKPPTFREFLSQHKAEVSRRRRKSSRPQAKAVPGAYSDHDDRWESKEAVSPAPEPPQPVRPEEPPTQLPETPTPAHQPPEDEGEEYEGEAGDGEDEEWEDVSEEEEIEEEEAEEEEEEEPAPTGDHQPHKAEPSGSPAREHADQEPARPEEPLPPPQAPATPSSPFSPSGGHQPVSDWGEEMELNSPRTPHPADALSPGGDPPASASLESGPSLPGTQKAEEEGSEAAPEAGREGQETAISDFQRVRFCKVVAAASPLGAAR
- the CCDC9 gene encoding coiled-coil domain-containing protein 9 isoform X5, which gives rise to MGAWSKLSQGTPSGVFCRGSLLGPWLHSTSRMSATLDLKSKEEKDAELDKRIEALRRKNEALIRRYQEIEEDRKKAELEGVAVTAPRKGRSVEKENVAVGTEKTLGPSRRSPGTPRPPGASKGGRIPPQQGGRAGMGRASRSWEDSPGEQLRGGAGGRGRRGRGRGSPRLAGAGDASTADRKSKEWEERRRQNIEKMNEEMEKIAEYERNQREGVLEPNPVRNFLDDPRRRSGPLEEPERDRREGSRRHGRNWGGSDFERVRCGLEQERQGRRAGLGGAGDMTLSMTGRERSEYLRWKQEREKIDQERLQRHRKPTGQWRREWDAEKTDGMFKDGPAAAPELSHRYDDQAWARPPKPPTFREFLSQHKAEVSRRRRKSSRPQAKAVPGAYSDHDDRWESKEAVSPAPEPPQPVRPEEPPTQLPETPTPAHQPPEDEGEEYEGEAGDGEDEEWEDVSEEEEIEEEEAEEEEEEEPAPTGDHQPHKAEPSGSPAREHADQEPARPEEPLPPPQAPATPSSPFSPSGGHQPVSDWGEEMELNSPRTPHPADALSPGEAWPFFGNA
- the CCDC9 gene encoding coiled-coil domain-containing protein 9 isoform X1, with the translated sequence MGAWSKLSQGTPSGVFCRGSLLGPWLHSTSRMSATLDLKSKEEKDAELDKRIEALRRKNEALIRRYQEIEEDRKKAELEGVAVTAPRKGRSVEKENVAVGTEKTLGPSRRSPGTPRPPGASKGGRIPPQQGGRAGMGRASRSWEDSPGEQLRGGAGGRGRRGRGRGSPRLAGAGDASTADRKSKEWEERRRQNIEKMNEEMEKIAEYERNQREGVLEPNPVRNFLDDPRRRSGPLEEPERDRREGSRRHGRNWGGSDFERVRCGLEQERQGRRAGLGGAGDMTLSMTGRERSEYLRWKQEREKIDQERLQRHRKPTGQWRREWDAEKTDGMFKDGPAAAPELSHRYDDQAWARPPKPPTFREFLSQHKAEVSRRRRKSSRPQAKAVPGAYSDHDDRWESKEAVSPAPEPPQPVRPEEPPTQLPETPTPAHQPPEDEGEEYEGEAGDGEDEEWEDVSEEEEIEEEEAEEEEEEEPAPTGDHQPHKAEPSGSPAREHADQEPARPEEPLPPPQAPATPSSPFSPSGGHQPVSDWGEEMELNSPRTPHPADALSPGGDPPASASLESGPSLPGTQKAEEEGSEAAPEAGREGQETAISDFQRVRFCKVVAAASPLGAAR
- the CCDC9 gene encoding coiled-coil domain-containing protein 9 isoform X7 — protein: MSATLDLKSKEEKDAELDKRIEALRRKNEALIRRYQEIEEDRKKAELEGVAVTAPRKGRSVEKENVAVGTEKTLGPSRRSPGTPRPPGASKGGRIPPQQGGRAGMGRASRSWEDSPGEQLRGGAGGRGRRGRGRGSPRLAGAGDASTADRKSKEWEERRRQNIEKMNEEMEKIAEYERNQREGVLEPNPVRNFLDDPRRRSGPLEEPERDRREGSRRHGRNWGGSDFERVRCGLEQERQGRRAGLGGAGDMTLSMTGRERSEYLRWKQEREKIDQERLQRHRKPTGQWRREWDAEKTDGMFKDGPAAAPELSHRYDDQAWARPPKPPTFREFLSQHKAEVSRRRRKSSRPQAKAVPGAYSDHDDRWESKEAVSPAPEPPQPVRPEEPPTQLPETPTPAHQPPEDEGEEYEGEAGDGEDEEWEDVSEEEEIEEEEAEEEEEEEPAPTGDHQPHKAEPSGSPAREHADQEPARPEEPLPPPQAPATPSSPFSPSGGHQPVSDWGEEMELNSPRTPHPADALSPGEAWPFFGNA
- the CCDC9 gene encoding coiled-coil domain-containing protein 9 isoform X6; amino-acid sequence: MGAWSKLSQGTPSGVFCRGSLLGPWLHSTSRMSATLDLKSKEEKDAELDKRIEALRRKNEALIRRYQEIEEDRKKAELEGVAVTAPRKGRSVEKENVAVGTEWEERRRQNIEKMNEEMEKIAEYERNQREGVLEPNPVRNFLDDPRRRSGPLEEPERDRREGSRRHGRNWGGSDFERVRCGLEQERQGRRAGLGGAGDMTLSMTGRERSEYLRWKQEREKIDQERLQRHRKPTGQWRREWDAEKTDGMFKDGPAAAPELSHRYDDQAWARPPKPPTFREFLSQHKAEVSRRRRKSSRPQAKAVPGAYSDHDDRWESKEAVSPAPEPPQPVRPEEPPTQLPETPTPAHQPPEDEGEEYEGEAGDGEDEEWEDVSEEEEIEEEEAEEEEEEEPAPTGDHQPHKAEPSGSPAREHADQEPARPEEPLPPPQAPATPSSPFSPSGGHQPVSDWGEEMELNSPRTPHPADALSPGGDPPASASLESGPSLPGTQKAEEEGSEAAPEAGREGQETAISDFQRVRFCKVVAAASPLGAAR
- the CCDC9 gene encoding coiled-coil domain-containing protein 9 isoform X2 — encoded protein: MGAWSKLSQGTPSGVFCRGSLLGPWLHSTSRMSATLDLKSKEEKDAELDKRIEALRRKNEALIRRYQEIEEDRKKAELEGVAVTAPRKGRSVEKENVAVGTEKTLGPSRRSPGTPRPPGASKGGRIPPQQGGRAGMGRASRSWEDSPGEQLRGGAGGRGRRGRGRGSPRLAGAGDASTADRKSKEWEERRRQNIEKMNEEMEKIAEYERNQREGVLEPNPVRNFLDDPRRRSGPLEEPERDRREGSRRHGRNWGGSDFERVRCGLEQERQGRRAGLGGAGDMTLSMTGRERSEYLRWKQEREKIDQERLQRHRKPTGQWRREWDAEKTDGMFKDGPAAAPELSHRYDDQAWARPPKPPTFREFLSQHKAEVSRRRRKSSRPQAKAVPGAYSDHDDRWESKEAVSPAPEPPQPVRPEEPPTQLPETPTPAHQPPEDEGEEYEGEAGDGEDEEWEDVSEEEEIEEEEAEEEEEEEPAPTGDHQPHKAEPSGSPAREHADQEPARPEEPLPPPQAPATPSSPFSPSGGHQPVSDWGEEMELNSPRTPHPADALSPGGDPPASASLESGPSLPGTQKAEEEGSEAAPEAGREGQETAISDFQRASPNS
- the CCDC9 gene encoding coiled-coil domain-containing protein 9 isoform X4 produces the protein MSATLDLKSKEEKDAELDKRIEALRRKNEALIRRYQEIEEDRKKAELEGVAVTAPRKGRSVEKENVAVGTEKTLGPSRRSPGTPRPPGASKGGRIPPQQGGRAGMGRASRSWEDSPGEQLRGGAGGRGRRGRGRGSPRLAGAGDASTADRKSKEWEERRRQNIEKMNEEMEKIAEYERNQREGVLEPNPVRNFLDDPRRRSGPLEEPERDRREGSRRHGRNWGGSDFERVRCGLEQERQGRRAGLGGAGDMTLSMTGRERSEYLRWKQEREKIDQERLQRHRKPTGQWRREWDAEKTDGMFKDGPAAAPELSHRYDDQAWARPPKPPTFREFLSQHKAEVSRRRRKSSRPQAKAVPGAYSDHDDRWESKEAVSPAPEPPQPVRPEEPPTQLPETPTPAHQPPEDEGEEYEGEAGDGEDEEWEDVSEEEEIEEEEAEEEEEEEPAPTGDHQPHKAEPSGSPAREHADQEPARPEEPLPPPQAPATPSSPFSPSGGHQPVSDWGEEMELNSPRTPHPADALSPGGDPPASASLESGPSLPGTQKAEEEGSEAAPEAGREGQETAISDFQRASPNS